The genome window gaaaaacaaagaaataaatcagCTGCTGTCTACTGGTCTTCTGGCTCCGCACTTGAAAGAGAAGAGAACAAAGGTGAATCATGGGAAGGAGGTGGGAGAGAGGTCAACATTACATTATTCCGTTTCTGATGTGTTCGTTGCAGTGATTAAAATTAAATGAGCTGATTTGTAGGTTATTCTGTGTAACTGCAGCTCCCCTCACTTCTGATATTTCCCTTCTCTAAATACTTCTCCTCAACTCAGCCATTACATGTCCTACTAGCCATGATCTTACTTTACATTCCTgttctttataaataaaatccaTGTTTACTGTCCAGGGTTCAGATCAGATcactcaccaccaccaccaccatcagtGTTAAAGTGTTGTTGTGCTCTCCTCTTTCATGTGAACCTCTGTCCAAAGAGAACAGTGTTGCTGTTCCATCTACAGTATATCTGGTATTTGTCAATGAAGCTAATAATCAGAACTCAACCATATCTACAACCTCATTTTCTAAAACACTAAGTGACATATGGATGTCTATTATTAGTTTTATGTACTGGATTATTCTGGTGCCTCACAGTGTTCCAAATTTGGCTTTATAGCGGCCGACGATGTTCTTGTAGCGGCCACACTCCTTCCTTAACTCGGCCACCTCTGTCCGCAGCGCAGTGTTCTCGCGCTCCAGGAAAGCAGCTCGGACCGTGATCTGGTTTTCCTTCAGCCTACGGGCGTCACGTGAGCGTTTGGCAGCCACATTGTTTTTATTCCTCCTCTGCCAGTACTTTTCATCCTGGGAGAAGTGAAACAGAAATCATCAGCAGGGTTGagtcaaaaaaacacaacatcgGGTTGTTGCATCTCATTATCGTTGCATTAGGTCAAGTGGCCCAACAGTCAAGCTTTATAGTGCCTGGAAAAAACACTGTGCTCTCCGGTGGGCTGGAGGGGAAGCAGCACTGCAATTTGCAAAACAGCTGAGTCACTGTGAGTTGCCAGCACTAATTTATTGTGACTGGTCCTAATTTCAAACTTCTGTGTAAACTTATCACTGGGAGCTTGTCTGAGAATACATGTAACCACTACATTTCTTCTTTAAGAAAACTTGAAAATGAATTGCATGCTTCATCTCGCATTTCTAGGACATTTGTAGGATGCTTGAGTCCTGcctcaacatactgtacatacaaacatacatacacagtCCCTTAGGATACTGCAGTGTCAACTAATATCAAGATCATTATTGTCCATTACTAGTGTATGCAACCATTCAATAGTACATCAACATGTAATTTTTTCATTTATACTTTAGAGCTTAATGAAGTACAAATGgtttttctcagtttttttAAGCTGAAGGGCACATCTCTGTTGTAGCTTGTTACTAGGCATACCTTCTGCTCTTCAGGCACAAACACCTTCTTGGCCTTCTTGATCATAGGTTGTGGCTTCAGTTCATCTTCCGTGAACTTGTGTTTACGCGGGTCAAACAGCTCGCCCCCAGGCACACTAGACAGGACCAAGTCTGTGGGATCCGGCTCATAATTGAGGTCAACCTCAATTTCATCAGGGTTGATGGGCTCGGGTGTCACTCGGTCCTTCTCAGTGGTGAcctctgagcaaacacaagAAGAACAGCTGCAAGTCAAACTCAAAGCCAAGTTAGTAAATTGGGAGGTACTACTCGTTAAGTGAAAGGCTACATTGCACATGTAGGGTGGAGCTATGTTCTAGTACACACATATGTAGTACACATGTAGCAAACGCTACTATTACTCTAAAATAGCAGCTATTAATCTTTGCTTTAGTGCTTCATTAAACTAGTGGCtatgaaaaaacacacacataagaaCCACTAACCCGCAGTTGCATCAGACGTGATATCTGTGTCACTCTTTGTGATGATCACAACTTCTTCCTCACACTTGTCCAACTCCTGAATGGGCAAAAGAGCGACTGGCGCCTTGGAAGGCATTGACTTCGCAGAAGGAGAAGCATTAAGTTCCTCCGCCTTCTCAGTGTCTCcttctgtgctgctttttagGGCGTCCTCAAGAGGGGATGCAGGGATACCGTTCTCCATGAGAAACTCCTCCAGATCCATGTATTCCAGGTGGAAATTCTCTCCATCGTAAGGAATAGTCTTCTCCCAGATGGCAGGAGTCAGAGCG of Betta splendens chromosome 19, fBetSpl5.4, whole genome shotgun sequence contains these proteins:
- the tefa gene encoding TEF transcription factor, PAR bZIP family member a isoform X3; its protein translation is MEPNMTAEIPEIFRALLELPFTLPNFDEYDTDKEKQCLGGNGDVSGGGSDMGPSAALTPAIWEKTIPYDGENFHLEYMDLEEFLMENGIPASPLEDALKSSTEGDTEKAEELNASPSAKSMPSKAPVALLPIQELDKCEEEVVIITKSDTDITSDATAEVTTEKDRVTPEPINPDEIEVDLNYEPDPTDLVLSSVPGGELFDPRKHKFTEDELKPQPMIKKAKKVFVPEEQKDEKYWQRRNKNNVAAKRSRDARRLKENQITVRAAFLERENTALRTEVAELRKECGRYKNIVGRYKAKFGTLAEPEDQ
- the tefa gene encoding TEF transcription factor, PAR bZIP family member a isoform X1, which produces MSAEPLVITLAAGAGSTSGVTLPVVLKKIMEMPPPNILDCDDDTDKEKQCLGGNGDVSGGGSDMGPSAALTPAIWEKTIPYDGENFHLEYMDLEEFLMENGIPASPLEDALKSSTEGDTEKAEELNASPSAKSMPSKAPVALLPIQELDKCEEEVVIITKSDTDITSDATAEVTTEKDRVTPEPINPDEIEVDLNYEPDPTDLVLSSVPGGELFDPRKHKFTEDELKPQPMIKKAKKVFVPEEQKDEKYWQRRNKNNVAAKRSRDARRLKENQITVRAAFLERENTALRTEVAELRKECGRYKNIVGRYKAKFGTLAEPEDQ
- the tefa gene encoding TEF transcription factor, PAR bZIP family member a isoform X4, producing the protein MEPNMTAEIPEIFRALLELPFTLPNFDEYDTDKEKQCLGGNGDVSGGGSDMGPSAALTPAIWEKTIPYDGENFHLEYMDLEEFLMENGIPASPLEDALKSSTEGDTEKAEELNASPSAKSMPSKAPVALLPIQELDKCEEEVVIITKSDTDITSDATAEVTTEKDRVTPEPINPDEIEVDLNYEPDPTDLVLSSVPGGELFDPRKHKFTEDELKPQPMIKKAKKVFVPEEQKDEKYWQRRNKNNVAAKRSRDARRLKENQITVRAAFLERENTALRTEVAELRKECGRYKNIVGRYKAKFGTL
- the tefa gene encoding TEF transcription factor, PAR bZIP family member a isoform X2, producing the protein MSAEPLVITLAAGAGSTSGVTLPVVLKKIMEMPPPNILDCDDDTDKEKQCLGGNGDVSGGGSDMGPSAALTPAIWEKTIPYDGENFHLEYMDLEEFLMENGIPASPLEDALKSSTEGDTEKAEELNASPSAKSMPSKAPVALLPIQELDKCEEEVVIITKSDTDITSDATAEVTTEKDRVTPEPINPDEIEVDLNYEPDPTDLVLSSVPGGELFDPRKHKFTEDELKPQPMIKKAKKVFVPEEQKDEKYWQRRNKNNVAAKRSRDARRLKENQITVRAAFLERENTALRTEVAELRKECGRYKNIVGRYKAKFGTL